AGCACGAGCGCATCCGCGACGCCGTCGCGCCCGTGTCACCGTCGTGGACGACGAGGGCCACCGGCAGGTCCGAGATCCGTCGGACCGCCCGCAGGAGCGCGTGGGACAGTCGGCCGTCCCGGGGGTCGAGCTGCAGGACGAGGATGCCGTGCGCGTCGGACTCCCCGGCCGTCGCGGCGAGGGCGGCGGCGAGGGCCTCGACGACCACGGGCAGGCCCGTCCGGACGACCACGCCCACGCTGCGCTCCGCGCCCGGGGCGTCGACGGGGTGCGCGGCGCTCCACAGGTGCACGAGCGAGGCGGCCGGCACGACGTCGGCCGCGCTCGCCCCGCTCGCGGCCGGACGGTCGCTGAGGACCAGGCGCTCGCTGCCGAACAGGCGCAGGCGGTCCCGGATGCGCAGCGGCGACGGGGTGTCGAGCGTGTCCGGGACGAGCGAGCGCCAGGTGGCGAGCAGGACGTCCCGCGCGAAGGCGGAGCGCTTCGGGTCGATGTCGGTCAGGAAGCGACGGGCGGACGGTCGGGGCACGGGATCTCCTCGGGTCGGAACGCCCCATTCTCGATCAGTCGTATGTGAAGTGCAAGATGCTCAATGCGATCACTCCGATGCCATCCGCTCCAGGAGCTCCCGCGCCGACATCGCCGCCGTGAGCTCGACCTCGACCGGGTTGATCCCGACCGCGCGCTCGAAGGCCCGTCGACGTGCCTGGTCGGCGATCGGGACCTCGGGGCGCTGCGGGAGCCGGGCGATGGCGTCGGCCGCCGCCGCGAACGCACCGGTCGGTGCACCGAGCTGCTGCCACATCGTCCGGACGTCGTGGGCCACCTGCTCGGCGTCGCTCCCGAACTCGAAGCCCGCCGACGCCATGGTCGCCAGTCCCTGTGCGACGGGGTCCTCCGGGGTCATCCCGGCATCGTCGCACGTCCCGTCCCCGAGCGCAGTGCACGTGGTGTAGGTCGATCCCTTGTCCCCCGACATGCCGACACCCGTTACGGGGATTCTGGTGGCCCCCGTGCAGGCGCTTGGATGGGGGTGCGGACAGGACGTCCGCGGCACGACGGAGGGCATGATGCTCGAACACACCAGTGCGGACACGCAGGCGGCTGCCGCTGCGGCCGCGACCCTGCACCTGCGGATCACGATCGTGGGTGCGACCGTCGACCTGCTCCGCGACGTCCCCTTCCACGAGGCGCACGTCGGGCTCGTCGCCGAGCGCCTCGACATCTCGGTCGCGGAGCTCCGACAGCACTTCCCGTCGTGGGACGGTCTCGTGCTCGCGGCGCTGGACCGCTGGAACGGCGCCCGCATGGACGAGGTCACGCGCGAGGTCGGCGACGGCTCGACGGTGGACCTGCTCCGCGCGATCGTCGCCTCGAACGCCGAGGACCCCGCGCTCATGCGACTCCTCGTCGCCCTGCTCTCCGTCGCGGGCAACCCCGCCCACCCGATGGCGACCTACCTGCGGTCCCGCTACCAGCTCTTCTACTCGCAGATCAAGCGGGGCCTGGAGCACGACGTCGCCGTGGGTCGGGCGCCGCACACGATGGACCCGCGTCGCGGAGCCGAGCAGCTGATCGCCCTGTACGAGGGACTGCAGCTCCAGGCGCTCCTCCGCGCCGAACTCGACCTGGCGGCGGCGTTCGACCGGGCCGTCGCGCGGCTCGAGCGTGGCTGGATGGAGCGGTACGAGCCGGCGGCGGCGCAGCGCTTCTCGGCGTGGAGCGACGGCGGCAGCTGGGAGATCTGAGCCGACGAGTGCGCGCCTCGGCCGCTGGACGCACTGGCCGGCAGGGCGCCGAGGGGCGGCCGGGTAGTCAGTGGGTCTCGCGAACGAAGGAGATCGACATGGCAGCACCGAACCCGATCCAGGTCCAGAAGTACCTCAGCGGCATCGACTACCCGGCCTCGAAGGACGACATCGTCTCGAAGGCCGAGCAGGAGGGTGCCGACGGCGACGTGCTCGAGGCGCTGCGGGGCATCCCGGACGGCGACTACGACGCCCCCACCGCGGTGTCGAAGGCCGTCTCGGACGCGGGCTGAGGCGCGCCGAGTCCCGGCGTGGGCGACGAGTCCCGCGGCCCCGTGCCCGGGACTCGTCGCCCAGCCCGAGGCTCGGGGCAGCGCAGCCGCCGGCAGCGACCGTCGCCGCGCGCATCAGCGCGGCCGCGACCCCCGCGGCACGCTCCCGTTGCCGGGGTCGTACCCGGTGTCCCGCAGGACCGGGATCGCCGTCGTGTCGTTGTGGACCGAGTGCACGGTCACCCGTCGGGCCCGCCGCAGTGCACGCCGTGCTCCCGGGGTCGCCACGAGTCCGCCGAGCACCAGGCCCGCGCCGATCCCGAGCGCGACCGACACCGCCGCCACGAAGTCGAGCGCGGCCCCGGACGAGCCGGACATGAAGTTGAGCAGCGCATTCGACACCGCGACACCGGGCAGCAGCGCCCCGCAGAACGCCGGCACGGCGATCGCCGCCACCGCTGTGCGCATCCTGGCCGCCGCGATCGTGGACAGGACGCCGAGCAGCACCGACGCGACGAACGTGGCGCCGAGGAGCGGCATCCCGAGGTGCCGGAGTTCCCACAGGAACGCCCCGGCGGCGACCGAGAACACCACCGCGACGGGGATCACCCGCGCGCTGGCCTGCTGCACGAAGCAGTTCGCCGCCGCGGACACCACCGTCAAGGACAGGGACGCCCAGAGCGGCAGCGGTCGGAGCACGATCCCGGACGGGTCGACCTCGATGCTCAGCCAGTGCAGCACCGCGATGCCGGCCGGCACCCCGACGACGATCGCGGCGATGACGAGCACGATGTAGAACGCCCGGGCGACGGCCATCGCCCGGAAGCCGGAGATGGCGTCCTGCGCCCAGGTGACGAGCGACACGTGCGGCAGGAGCAGCACGACGAGCGCGGCGACCATGGTGGCTGCCCCCGTCGGGGTGAGCACGTCGCCGAAGATCGCGAGGGTGCCGAGGGCCGAGGCGACGGCCGCCTGGGCACCGGAGACGAAGAACTGCGGGAAGCCCCGGCCGGTCAGCCAGCGACCGGACAGGATGATCCCGAGCATCAGGACGAAGGCGCCGAGGCCAGCTCGCCACCCACCGCCCGCCTGCATCGCGATCGAGGTCCCGAGGACCGACAGACCGACGTCCGCCAACCACGACGGCCACCGCGGCGCCAGGCGGAGCACCGCGACGAGGGCGCTCACCGCCGAGGTCATGTCCCGCTCGCCGTGCACGAGGTCGTCCACGATCTGGTTGGCGCGGGCCAGTCGGTCGAGGTCGGAGCCGTCCGACTGCACGGTCCGCACCTTCACCAGGGGCGGGTGTTCGGTCGGCGCGTACTGGATCGTCACCGAGCTGCCGGAGAAGTCGAGGTCGAGGGGTGCGAGGTTCCACTTCGTCGACACCGCGACGACGGCGGTCTCCACGCTGCGCGTGTCGGCCCCCGACGCGAGCATCACCTCGGCCAGGTCGAGGCAGAAGTCGACGATCTGGACCGGCGAGTACTGCTCGCGAGAGCGCGTGTCCGGCGTCACGTCCTCGTAGATGGTGCCGCGCAGCCGGGCGCGCGCGTCGCGGATGTCGTGCTGGGCGAGCTTGCGCACGCGGGGCCGCGGCGGACGCGGGGGCCGTGGGACACCGGGGAGGAACTGCTCGGCCATCCCGCCATGGTGCCAGCCGTCGGCCGCCGAGTCCGGACGTCGGCTGGACGCGGTCAGGGGCGGCGCTGTGCGCTCAGCCGGCCCACCACGAACGCGACGACCACCGCACCGACCGCGACGAGCGCCTGGCCGGCGCGTTCCTGCCACGGGTGCTGGTCCGGGACGAAGGTCGTGTCGGAGAGCGGCGCGTACGCGAACCAGCCGGCGGTCGGGTGCGTGGCCGTCGCGATCAGCAGGATCCCCACCAGGACGGCCGCCAGGCCGGCCCAGCCGGCGATGCGGGTGGGTGACGACACGAGACGACGGAGCACGCGACCCAGCGTATGCAGCAGACGGACGGGAGGCACGGTGCCAGCTGGCACCGTGCCTCCCGTCCGTCACTCGGTGACGTCCCGTGGGACGTGACCGCTACTGCTCGAAGGTCGCCTTGAGCTCGATGTCGACGCCGGTGAGCGCCTTGCTGACCGGGCAGGTCGCCTTGGCCTCGTCGGCGGCCTTGAGGAAGGCGGCCTCGTCGATGCCGGAGACCTCGCCGTTGACGGTCAGGACGATGCCGGTGAGCTTGAAGCCGCCGGCGCTGTCCGGGCCGAGCGAGACGTCGGCCTTGACGTCGAGGGCCTCGACGGTGCCGCCGGCCTCGCCGAGGATCGCGGAGAACTGCATCGCGTAGCAGGCGGAGTGCGCTGCGGCGATGAGCTCCTCGGGGCTGGTGGTGCCACCGGCCTCGTCCGCGGCGCGCTTCGGGAAGGAGACGTCGTAGGTGCCGACCTTGGAGCTGGAGAGCTCGACCTGACCGGAGCCGTCGTTCAGGCCGCCGTTCCAGGCGGTGCGTGCGGTGCGCGTGGGCATTCGCGTTCCTTTCGTGTGGGGGACGGACCCGACCGGGACCGCCGAAGCCGAGTCAATCGGAGAACGATCGTTCTCGCAACCGGCTCTCGGCAAGTGCGCAGGCGAACGCGCAGAACGGACCGGGGCCGTTCAGGCGACGGGCGGCACCGCACGCAGCGCGTCGGCCTGCGCCGGCGAGGTCCGCGCCGCGTACCCGATCCGGCTCTCGCGGACGTGCCACGCCATGCGCTCGGCGGCCTGGTCGACGTCTCCCGCGTCGATCGACGCCAGGATCCGGCGGTGGTCCGGCCACAGGCGCTTGCCACGGGACGAGGTGTCGAGCGCGTAGAGCCACTCGATCTTCCGGGACAGCTGGCGCAGGAGCGTCGCGAGCGTGCTGCTGCCGGACAGCTCGGCGACGAGCAGGTGGAAGCGCTCGTTCAGGTCGACGAGCAGGTCGAGCTCGTCGCGCGCCACGGCGGCGTCCCCGGCGTCGAGGACCTCGCCGAGCTCCCGGCGGACCCGCCACCAGTCCTCGGGCGGGGACGGTGCGTCGAACAGGGTGCGGGCGCGC
The Curtobacterium citreum genome window above contains:
- a CDS encoding threonine/serine exporter family protein, whose translation is MAEQFLPGVPRPPRPPRPRVRKLAQHDIRDARARLRGTIYEDVTPDTRSREQYSPVQIVDFCLDLAEVMLASGADTRSVETAVVAVSTKWNLAPLDLDFSGSSVTIQYAPTEHPPLVKVRTVQSDGSDLDRLARANQIVDDLVHGERDMTSAVSALVAVLRLAPRWPSWLADVGLSVLGTSIAMQAGGGWRAGLGAFVLMLGIILSGRWLTGRGFPQFFVSGAQAAVASALGTLAIFGDVLTPTGAATMVAALVVLLLPHVSLVTWAQDAISGFRAMAVARAFYIVLVIAAIVVGVPAGIAVLHWLSIEVDPSGIVLRPLPLWASLSLTVVSAAANCFVQQASARVIPVAVVFSVAAGAFLWELRHLGMPLLGATFVASVLLGVLSTIAAARMRTAVAAIAVPAFCGALLPGVAVSNALLNFMSGSSGAALDFVAAVSVALGIGAGLVLGGLVATPGARRALRRARRVTVHSVHNDTTAIPVLRDTGYDPGNGSVPRGSRPR
- a CDS encoding GntR family transcriptional regulator, whose product is MLNGTSVIDAIRHDIVSGALQPGTRVTEAFLAERHGVSRVPVREALRGLEGEGFVVSRPNAGSRIADIPFDEADDLFAVRESLETATARRAATRARTLFDAPSPPEDWWRVRRELGEVLDAGDAAVARDELDLLVDLNERFHLLVAELSGSSTLATLLRQLSRKIEWLYALDTSSRGKRLWPDHRRILASIDAGDVDQAAERMAWHVRESRIGYAARTSPAQADALRAVPPVA
- a CDS encoding TetR/AcrR family transcriptional regulator, with the translated sequence MLEHTSADTQAAAAAAATLHLRITIVGATVDLLRDVPFHEAHVGLVAERLDISVAELRQHFPSWDGLVLAALDRWNGARMDEVTREVGDGSTVDLLRAIVASNAEDPALMRLLVALLSVAGNPAHPMATYLRSRYQLFYSQIKRGLEHDVAVGRAPHTMDPRRGAEQLIALYEGLQLQALLRAELDLAAAFDRAVARLERGWMERYEPAAAQRFSAWSDGGSWEI
- a CDS encoding DUF2795 domain-containing protein — translated: MAAPNPIQVQKYLSGIDYPASKDDIVSKAEQEGADGDVLEALRGIPDGDYDAPTAVSKAVSDAG
- a CDS encoding OsmC family peroxiredoxin; translation: MPTRTARTAWNGGLNDGSGQVELSSSKVGTYDVSFPKRAADEAGGTTSPEELIAAAHSACYAMQFSAILGEAGGTVEALDVKADVSLGPDSAGGFKLTGIVLTVNGEVSGIDEAAFLKAADEAKATCPVSKALTGVDIELKATFEQ